A single region of the Candidatus Methylomirabilis lanthanidiphila genome encodes:
- a CDS encoding methylmalonyl-CoA mutase, translating to MGMKGVTLSKIPPNPPFKRGERGDFWTRTGDFLSNYRSVRMATERKIRVLIAKPGLDGHDRGAKVIARAFRDAGMEVIYTGLRQTPEMIVSAAIQEDVDAIGMSCLSGAHMYLFPRVMELLRERGVDDILVFGGGTIPTDDIPKLKAAGLATVFTPGTTTTEAIAFVKDHVRRRA from the coding sequence ATGGGCATGAAAGGTGTGACGCTCAGCAAAATCCCGCCAAACCCCCCTTTCAAAAGGGGGGAACGGGGGGATTTCTGGACGAGAACGGGAGACTTTCTGAGCAATTACAGGAGCGTGCGAATGGCAACGGAACGAAAGATCCGTGTGTTGATCGCCAAGCCGGGCCTTGACGGGCACGATCGGGGCGCCAAGGTCATCGCCAGGGCCTTCCGCGACGCCGGGATGGAGGTCATCTACACCGGGCTCCGGCAGACCCCGGAGATGATCGTGAGCGCGGCCATCCAGGAAGACGTAGACGCCATCGGCATGTCCTGTCTGTCCGGGGCTCATATGTACCTGTTCCCACGGGTCATGGAGCTGCTCAGGGAGCGCGGTGTCGATGACATCCTCGTCTTTGGCGGCGGCACCATCCCCACCGACGACATCCCGAAACTGAAAGCGGCCGGACTCGCTACCGTCTTCACGCCAGGCACGACCACGACCGAAGCTATTGCCTTTGTGAAGGATCACGTGAGGCGAAGAGCCTGA
- a CDS encoding methylmalonyl-CoA mutase produces MAEQKDLKRIEEEKARWEAETLKPALVNAPERAERFTTASMTPVERLYTPADLPDFDYLRDLGFPGDYPYTRGVQPTMYRGKLWTMRMFAGYGTAAETNRRFKYLLEQGQMGLSTAFDLPTLMGYDSDHPFSAGEVGKCGVAIDSLADMETLFESIPLGEVTTSMTISSPAAVLWAMYIAVCEKQGVPYDRIGGTVQNDILKEYIAQKEYIYPIEPSVRLVTDTILFGARHLPRWNTVSISGYHIREAGATALQELAFTLADGMVYVEESIKAGLEVDAFAPRLSFFFDCHNDLFEEVAKFRAARRLWARIMRERFGAKDPRSWLLRTHAQTAGCTLTAQQPRNNIIRVAIQALAAVLGGTQSLHTNAMDEALALPTEEAATIALRTQQIIAHESGVTNTVDPLAGSYYVETLTNQMEEGAWEYFRRIDELGGMIRAIEKGFPQREIADAAYAYQRAIERGEKIIVGVNRFTVDEEAPIPTLTIDREAETRQIESLDRLRRSRDKEAVARSLETLRQAAAGNDPWGKDLLMPRILDAVRAYATLGEIMDVFRDVWGEYREPSII; encoded by the coding sequence ATGGCGGAGCAGAAGGATCTGAAGCGGATCGAGGAAGAGAAGGCGCGGTGGGAGGCCGAGACGCTGAAGCCCGCCCTGGTGAATGCGCCTGAGCGGGCTGAGCGCTTCACGACCGCATCCATGACCCCCGTCGAGCGCCTCTACACCCCGGCCGACCTGCCCGACTTCGACTACCTGAGGGATCTGGGATTCCCCGGCGACTATCCCTATACCCGCGGCGTTCAGCCGACAATGTACCGCGGCAAGCTCTGGACCATGCGGATGTTTGCCGGGTACGGGACCGCCGCCGAGACCAACCGGCGGTTCAAGTATCTGCTCGAACAGGGCCAGATGGGGTTGTCCACCGCCTTCGATCTGCCGACCCTGATGGGATACGATTCGGATCACCCCTTCTCGGCCGGAGAGGTGGGTAAGTGCGGCGTGGCCATCGATTCGCTCGCCGACATGGAGACGCTGTTCGAGAGTATTCCGCTCGGCGAGGTCACGACCTCCATGACGATCAGTTCCCCCGCCGCGGTCTTATGGGCGATGTATATCGCCGTCTGCGAGAAGCAGGGCGTTCCGTACGATCGGATCGGCGGCACGGTCCAGAACGATATCCTGAAGGAGTATATCGCGCAGAAAGAGTATATCTATCCGATCGAACCGTCGGTCCGACTGGTGACCGACACCATCCTGTTCGGCGCGCGGCACCTGCCGCGTTGGAATACCGTCAGCATCAGCGGGTACCATATCCGGGAGGCGGGGGCCACCGCATTGCAGGAACTCGCCTTTACACTGGCTGACGGCATGGTCTACGTGGAGGAGAGCATCAAGGCGGGTCTTGAGGTTGATGCGTTTGCCCCGCGCCTCTCCTTCTTCTTCGATTGCCACAACGACCTGTTCGAGGAGGTAGCCAAGTTTCGGGCGGCGAGAAGGCTGTGGGCGCGGATCATGCGGGAGCGGTTCGGCGCGAAGGATCCCCGTTCCTGGTTGCTTCGGACGCATGCCCAGACGGCCGGCTGTACCCTGACCGCCCAGCAGCCGCGCAATAACATCATCAGGGTCGCGATCCAGGCGCTGGCGGCTGTCCTGGGCGGCACGCAGTCGCTGCACACCAACGCCATGGACGAGGCGCTGGCGCTGCCGACGGAAGAGGCGGCCACTATTGCGCTGCGGACGCAGCAGATCATCGCGCACGAGAGCGGCGTCACCAATACGGTCGATCCGTTGGCCGGTTCCTACTATGTCGAGACGTTGACCAATCAGATGGAGGAAGGAGCCTGGGAGTACTTCCGGCGGATCGACGAGTTGGGCGGGATGATCCGGGCGATCGAGAAGGGCTTCCCCCAGCGTGAGATCGCCGATGCCGCCTACGCCTATCAGCGGGCGATCGAACGGGGCGAGAAGATCATCGTTGGCGTCAATCGATTTACGGTGGATGAAGAGGCGCCGATCCCCACCCTCACCATCGATCGTGAGGCCGAGACGCGGCAGATCGAAAGCCTTGACCGGCTTCGCCGCTCGCGCGACAAAGAGGCGGTAGCGCGGTCGCTTGAGACGCTTCGCCAGGCGGCCGCCGGCAACGACCCGTGGGGCAAGGATCTGTTGATGCCGAGAATTCTTGACGCGGTTCGGGCCTACGCGACCCTGGGCGAAATCATGGATGTCTTCCGCGATGTCTGGGGCGAATACAGGGAGCCCTCGATCATTTAG
- a CDS encoding protein FixB; electron transfer flavoprotein alpha chain yields MPGILVLATTKDGRLTRDTLELLTGARRLKEKLAQPVAAAILGTEVGPYVPLLFAHGADQVYRAEHPLLKGYQGDAYALVLHQICERAQPTVVLLPGDVMGRELGPRLAYRLQAAFVGEFIDFDLDQASRRLRFTRSAYGGKAVAVVEPRANSIVATAKLRTLEPATQEEGRMGEEIRVDVALEAPQLKTRLIERVQEETTGVNLGDAKIVVSGGRGVHGPEGFKVLEELAQVLRGAVGASRAATDAGWVPPSWQVGQTGRNVSPDLYLAFGISGATQHVAGISGSKHIVAVNTDPTAPIFKVAQLGIVEDWKAVATSLIRHCKELTGR; encoded by the coding sequence GACGGCAGGCTGACGCGAGATACGCTGGAACTGCTCACAGGCGCGAGGCGGCTGAAAGAGAAGCTGGCCCAGCCGGTGGCGGCAGCCATCTTGGGCACAGAGGTCGGCCCATACGTCCCGTTGCTGTTCGCGCATGGCGCCGATCAGGTCTATCGGGCCGAGCATCCCTTGCTCAAAGGGTATCAAGGCGATGCGTATGCACTCGTCCTGCATCAGATCTGCGAGCGCGCTCAACCGACCGTCGTGTTGCTGCCCGGCGATGTGATGGGGCGCGAGCTGGGCCCGCGCCTGGCCTATCGGCTCCAGGCCGCCTTTGTCGGGGAGTTCATCGACTTCGACCTGGACCAGGCATCCCGTCGGTTGCGGTTTACGCGCTCGGCCTACGGGGGGAAGGCGGTGGCGGTTGTCGAGCCTCGTGCGAACTCGATCGTGGCAACGGCCAAGCTCCGGACGCTGGAGCCGGCTACGCAAGAAGAGGGCCGGATGGGCGAGGAGATCCGGGTCGATGTCGCTCTGGAAGCCCCGCAACTCAAGACTCGTCTCATAGAGAGGGTCCAGGAGGAGACGACCGGTGTCAATCTGGGGGATGCCAAGATCGTGGTAAGCGGCGGGCGTGGGGTACACGGGCCGGAAGGATTCAAGGTGCTTGAGGAGCTGGCACAGGTCCTCAGGGGCGCTGTGGGCGCGTCGCGGGCGGCGACCGATGCCGGATGGGTCCCGCCATCCTGGCAGGTAGGCCAGACCGGGAGGAACGTCAGTCCGGATCTGTATCTTGCCTTTGGGATTTCCGGCGCCACCCAGCATGTCGCCGGAATTTCAGGCTCGAAGCATATCGTGGCGGTAAACACCGATCCTACAGCGCCGATCTTCAAGGTGGCCCAGCTCGGCATTGTCGAAGATTGGAAGGCCGTGGCGACCAGCCTGATCCGACACTGCAAGGAATTAACCGGACGCTGA
- the lutA_1 gene encoding Lactate utilization protein A — MTPMREVYWNIPGHLFLYLLLFPFLVVWLYGIYRHTRMILAGEPAAVEGSLWDRFKGVVQYAVWQQRIAQDPLSGLLHRSISWGFIVLFIATCLVALQDYLGIPTLRGPFYLYFMSLTVDLFGLTAIGGVLIALARRYGLQPDRLLQPRIAKSYGILLVLLLIILVTGFLIEGLRIAASADPWGQWSPGGRLASALFRGTDQAHQMFLHGILWWFHAAMAFTFIAILPYGMGMHFTSAAANVLMKNREGSGVLRPIDLERAERFGAGAINQLTWKDLLDLEACTECGRCQAACPAWATGKPLTPKGVIIDLRDHMRLVADGEESRKMVGEVITHDVLWACTTCGACHQECPVFIEPIPKIVEMRRHLVMEEADFPETMQAALRSLEERGHPFRGATASRTDWARGLDVKTVAANGTPEILYWVGCAAAFDERNQQVAAAFATLLQRAGVDFAILGEEERCTGDPARRIGNEYLFQTLARENIATLNGYGIKKIVTACPHGFNTLKNEYPKLGGNYEVVHHTQLLAELVQEGRLRLQKPIDGVASFHDPCYLGRHNGVYDPPRQLLSAIPGLAVKEMDRCREQGFCCGAGGGLMWFEEKIGKRVSWERTEEALALGPQVLASACPFCLIMFEDALKVKDAIGRTRPLDVAELMAQSVD, encoded by the coding sequence ATGACCCCCATGCGCGAGGTCTACTGGAACATCCCGGGGCACCTGTTCCTGTACCTGCTGTTGTTTCCCTTCCTGGTCGTCTGGCTCTACGGCATCTACCGACATACCCGCATGATCCTCGCGGGAGAGCCGGCTGCCGTCGAAGGCAGCCTGTGGGACCGGTTCAAAGGCGTTGTCCAGTACGCCGTCTGGCAGCAGCGGATCGCTCAAGACCCCCTCTCAGGGCTGCTGCACCGTTCGATCTCCTGGGGATTTATCGTCCTCTTTATCGCGACCTGCCTCGTGGCCCTTCAGGACTATCTCGGCATCCCGACCCTGCGCGGACCATTTTACCTCTACTTCATGTCGCTGACCGTCGATCTGTTCGGGCTGACGGCCATTGGCGGCGTGCTGATTGCGCTCGCTAGGCGCTATGGCCTGCAACCCGATCGGCTCCTGCAGCCCCGCATCGCTAAGAGCTACGGTATTCTGCTGGTGCTGCTCCTCATCATCCTGGTGACCGGATTTCTGATTGAGGGGCTGCGGATTGCGGCCTCGGCCGATCCATGGGGCCAGTGGTCTCCTGGCGGCCGGCTGGCATCCGCCCTGTTTCGCGGGACTGACCAGGCCCACCAGATGTTCCTCCATGGAATCCTCTGGTGGTTCCATGCCGCCATGGCCTTCACATTCATCGCTATTCTGCCCTATGGCATGGGGATGCACTTCACGTCTGCGGCCGCCAATGTCCTGATGAAGAATCGCGAAGGTTCCGGAGTGCTGCGACCGATCGACCTGGAGCGGGCGGAGCGATTTGGCGCTGGGGCGATTAACCAGTTGACCTGGAAGGATCTCCTCGACCTCGAGGCGTGCACCGAATGCGGCCGCTGCCAGGCTGCCTGTCCGGCCTGGGCGACCGGGAAGCCGCTGACGCCGAAAGGGGTGATTATCGACCTGCGGGATCACATGCGCCTGGTTGCCGACGGAGAGGAGTCCAGGAAGATGGTCGGCGAGGTGATTACTCACGATGTCCTGTGGGCATGCACCACCTGCGGGGCCTGCCATCAGGAGTGCCCGGTCTTCATCGAGCCGATCCCGAAGATCGTCGAGATGCGCCGCCATCTGGTGATGGAAGAGGCCGACTTTCCGGAGACGATGCAGGCGGCCTTGCGGAGCCTGGAAGAGCGGGGCCATCCGTTCCGTGGGGCTACGGCCTCCAGAACCGACTGGGCGAGGGGGCTTGACGTGAAGACGGTGGCCGCGAACGGGACACCGGAGATCCTCTACTGGGTCGGCTGCGCCGCGGCGTTTGATGAGCGGAACCAGCAGGTGGCGGCGGCCTTCGCCACGCTCCTGCAACGCGCTGGCGTCGATTTCGCGATCCTGGGGGAAGAGGAGCGGTGTACGGGCGATCCGGCCAGACGGATCGGAAACGAGTACCTCTTTCAGACGCTGGCCAGAGAGAACATTGCCACCCTGAACGGGTATGGCATCAAGAAGATCGTCACCGCCTGCCCGCACGGCTTCAATACGCTCAAGAATGAATACCCCAAGCTGGGCGGTAACTATGAGGTCGTCCATCACACGCAGTTGCTGGCCGAACTGGTGCAGGAAGGGCGCCTGCGCCTGCAGAAGCCGATCGATGGCGTGGCGTCATTTCATGACCCCTGTTATCTCGGGCGGCACAACGGCGTGTACGACCCGCCCCGGCAACTTCTCAGCGCGATCCCCGGACTTGCCGTCAAGGAGATGGACCGGTGCCGGGAGCAAGGCTTCTGCTGCGGCGCCGGGGGTGGGTTGATGTGGTTTGAAGAAAAGATCGGCAAGCGCGTAAGCTGGGAGCGGACCGAAGAGGCATTGGCGCTTGGGCCGCAGGTCCTGGCGAGCGCCTGCCCCTTTTGCCTGATCATGTTTGAGGACGCACTGAAGGTGAAAGACGCGATCGGGCGGACCAGACCGCTTGACGTAGCGGAGCTGATGGCGCAAAGTGTAGATTAA
- a CDS encoding acetyl-CoA acetyltransferase: MRPVYMVSGGVSKFAKARPDVTFQPMVKEAYDYALKDLGLEHPRFVEIVDGSVASYFSDHFQRQLMSGIMVQDYLGLCPKPSHRVEGGGATGGLCFQEAWKSVASGLMDVCVAYGFETMSHVNTWKGNEFIALASDVSFDYPVGGFYSGYYAMMVVRHMKEFGTTVEQMAHVSVKNHNNAFHNPYAQKRRLLTIEDVRRAPMVAWPLTRLDICVMSDGAAATILASEEGVSKLEKAGGKRLKPAKIVGIGRGTDAMRMADRPHRKVLLLPHERASDYRGLKYPGIHSFRAGRMASKLAYEMAGITHPIKELDFIELHDAYTSSEIQTYEDMGLCKYGEGGRWTEEGNPFLPNLDYGLALKKPGTLPVNPSGGLIACGHPVGATGLMQAVFALWQLQGAIKKHFGNDRLQVKGARRGAIHSHAGTGTYVTVSIMEKV; this comes from the coding sequence ATGCGGCCGGTGTATATGGTTTCGGGAGGGGTAAGCAAGTTTGCGAAGGCTCGGCCGGACGTTACCTTCCAGCCGATGGTGAAGGAGGCGTACGACTACGCCCTCAAAGACCTTGGGCTTGAGCATCCCCGGTTCGTCGAGATCGTCGATGGCTCGGTCGCGTCGTACTTCTCCGACCATTTTCAGCGGCAGTTGATGTCAGGCATCATGGTGCAGGACTACCTGGGGCTCTGTCCCAAGCCGAGTCACCGGGTCGAAGGCGGGGGCGCCACGGGAGGGCTCTGCTTTCAGGAGGCCTGGAAGTCGGTGGCCTCTGGTCTCATGGACGTCTGCGTGGCCTATGGCTTCGAGACGATGTCCCACGTCAATACCTGGAAGGGGAACGAATTCATCGCCCTCGCCTCCGACGTGAGCTTTGACTACCCGGTGGGCGGTTTCTACAGCGGTTACTACGCGATGATGGTGGTCCGGCACATGAAGGAGTTCGGTACGACCGTCGAGCAGATGGCCCACGTTTCGGTGAAGAATCACAACAACGCCTTTCACAACCCCTATGCCCAGAAGCGAAGGCTCCTCACGATCGAAGATGTGCGTCGCGCTCCGATGGTGGCCTGGCCGCTGACGCGCCTGGACATCTGCGTGATGTCCGACGGCGCGGCCGCCACGATCCTGGCCAGCGAGGAGGGGGTCAGCAAGCTGGAGAAGGCGGGCGGCAAGCGGCTCAAGCCGGCCAAGATCGTCGGCATTGGTCGCGGGACGGACGCCATGCGGATGGCCGATCGGCCGCACCGGAAGGTGTTGCTGCTCCCGCATGAGCGGGCCAGTGACTATCGGGGTCTGAAGTACCCCGGCATTCACTCGTTCCGGGCTGGCCGGATGGCCTCCAAGCTAGCCTACGAGATGGCCGGGATTACCCATCCGATCAAGGAGCTGGACTTCATTGAGCTACACGATGCCTATACCTCCTCCGAAATCCAGACCTACGAGGATATGGGCCTCTGCAAGTACGGGGAGGGCGGTCGATGGACTGAGGAGGGGAACCCATTTTTGCCCAACCTTGACTACGGCCTCGCCCTCAAGAAGCCCGGGACGCTACCGGTCAACCCCTCTGGGGGGCTGATCGCCTGCGGCCACCCGGTCGGGGCCACCGGCCTGATGCAGGCGGTCTTCGCCTTGTGGCAGCTTCAGGGAGCCATCAAAAAGCATTTCGGCAACGACCGGCTACAGGTCAAGGGGGCCCGCCGTGGCGCCATTCACAGCCATGCCGGCACCGGGACGTACGTCACCGTAAGCATTATGGAGAAGGTCTGA
- a CDS encoding antibiotic biosynthesis monooxygenase gives MTDQGVRVVARVVARPGKVEELRAVLQGLVEPTRKELGCVTYELLQNKTDPTDFTFVEEWTSEAALDAHLQSPHLQDARVKLPGLAVADPDIRRYTVVE, from the coding sequence ATGACGGATCAAGGGGTGCGGGTGGTGGCGCGGGTCGTTGCGCGCCCCGGAAAGGTGGAAGAATTGCGGGCCGTATTGCAGGGCCTGGTGGAACCGACGCGCAAGGAGCTGGGGTGCGTGACGTACGAATTGCTGCAGAACAAAACCGATCCGACCGATTTTACGTTCGTAGAAGAGTGGACCAGTGAGGCAGCACTCGACGCGCACCTGCAGTCGCCACACCTGCAAGACGCCCGTGTGAAGTTGCCTGGTCTGGCGGTCGCCGATCCGGACATCCGCCGGTATACCGTCGTCGAGTAG
- the gspA gene encoding Putative general secretion pathway protein A produces MYTTYFGFTETPFSMTPDPRYLYMSERHRDALAHLLYGVGEDGGFVQLTGEVGTGKTTLCRCLLEQLPPNVDVALILNPRLTPIELLAAVCDELRISYPAGTTSGKPFVDALYRHLLDAHAQGRRTVLIVDEAQDLAADVLEQIRLLTNLETPTRKLLQIILIGQPELIRLLNREELRQLAQRVTARYHLLAFSEDDVRAYIVHRLQIAGQKQTIFTDAAMRAVHVSARGIPRLINAICDRALLGAYTQDQRRVTAATVRRAASEVLGETLAPRLARRWQWVGAAVLVAVLVTGSWAFFTQERAQLIQRAVGPSAMNSISRSGTLSALLSDPSLRADRKSAFAGLYATWRLDVDGSMDNLGCERGRSEGLQCLFKTGTWGKLRRLNLPAIIELSTPAGDRRYATVVALDEQNATLDFGGRRHVFPLSEIDRYWDGPFILLWKVPELGSVPIRPGARGKDVEWVRERFAEFDGVPGGERNRQVFDNDLRARVIAFQRSRLLTADGVVGKETLTHLSAAQRDPKVPRLRREGS; encoded by the coding sequence ATGTATACGACATATTTCGGCTTCACTGAGACCCCGTTTTCCATGACGCCTGATCCGCGCTATCTCTACATGAGTGAGCGCCACCGTGACGCCCTGGCACACCTTCTTTACGGGGTCGGAGAAGACGGCGGGTTTGTGCAACTTACCGGAGAAGTTGGGACCGGGAAAACGACACTCTGTCGGTGTCTGTTGGAGCAACTGCCGCCCAACGTGGACGTGGCGCTCATCCTCAATCCGCGACTTACGCCCATCGAACTGCTCGCCGCGGTGTGTGATGAGCTCCGCATCTCGTATCCCGCCGGCACCACCAGCGGGAAGCCTTTTGTTGACGCGCTCTACCGACATCTGCTCGATGCGCACGCACAAGGACGTCGCACGGTGCTCATCGTCGACGAGGCGCAAGACCTCGCCGCCGATGTCCTGGAGCAGATCCGGCTGCTGACGAATCTTGAGACCCCAACCCGGAAGCTATTGCAGATCATCCTTATCGGCCAGCCGGAGCTGATCCGGCTGCTCAACAGGGAAGAGCTCCGGCAATTGGCCCAGCGGGTCACCGCGCGCTATCACCTGCTGGCGTTCTCCGAGGACGACGTGCGAGCGTATATCGTTCATCGACTCCAGATCGCCGGCCAGAAGCAAACGATCTTTACTGATGCGGCGATGCGCGCAGTACACGTGTCGGCGCGCGGCATCCCGCGGCTGATCAATGCCATCTGCGACCGCGCGCTGCTCGGGGCCTATACGCAAGACCAACGTCGTGTCACGGCCGCCACGGTGCGCCGCGCGGCGAGCGAGGTGCTCGGCGAGACGCTTGCGCCTCGGCTCGCGCGTCGATGGCAGTGGGTGGGCGCGGCGGTGCTTGTCGCGGTGCTCGTCACCGGCTCCTGGGCGTTCTTTACTCAGGAGCGGGCGCAGTTGATCCAGCGTGCCGTGGGCCCGAGTGCGATGAATTCGATATCGAGGTCCGGTACGCTATCGGCGCTCCTTTCGGATCCCTCGCTACGGGCCGACAGGAAGTCGGCGTTTGCCGGCCTCTATGCGACCTGGCGCCTTGACGTCGACGGCTCCATGGACAACCTCGGTTGCGAGCGCGGTCGCTCCGAAGGACTTCAGTGTCTCTTCAAGACGGGCACATGGGGCAAGCTCCGGCGATTGAACCTGCCGGCCATCATCGAGCTGTCGACGCCGGCGGGAGATCGCCGGTACGCCACGGTGGTGGCCCTGGACGAACAGAACGCGACTCTCGACTTCGGGGGGCGGCGGCACGTGTTCCCGCTGAGCGAGATCGACCGCTATTGGGATGGTCCGTTCATTCTCCTCTGGAAGGTGCCCGAGTTGGGCTCGGTGCCCATCAGGCCGGGCGCGCGCGGCAAGGACGTCGAGTGGGTGCGAGAGCGGTTCGCCGAGTTCGACGGCGTTCCCGGAGGAGAACGGAATCGCCAGGTCTTCGATAACGACCTCCGTGCCCGGGTGATTGCCTTCCAGCGTAGTCGGTTGCTCACGGCCGACGGAGTCGTCGGAAAGGAGACACTGACCCATTTGAGCGCGGCGCAGCGCGATCCGAAGGTGCCTCGCCTCCGGCGGGAAGGCTCGTAG
- a CDS encoding nucleotide-binding protein, producing the protein MASAKGGRANRTLTNEEPVALPETDDGTILFNVPFPKDLSQLKDLSQLKDMAPILIKQPYRIDYLHSYGQDSPFFAGLANGKLLGTVCTKCGYKYATPKLHCMDCGSECDWFELSQVGAVHTFTVCYFGSEEFLKETPFVLILVEWPGVDTLFLSRLLGVDPLKPSLDLVGMKVRAKFRRLSKFKPTDVYFVPA; encoded by the coding sequence ATGGCGAGCGCTAAGGGTGGGAGAGCCAATCGCACGCTTACAAATGAGGAGCCGGTCGCGTTGCCGGAGACCGACGACGGGACGATCCTGTTCAATGTCCCGTTCCCCAAGGACCTGAGCCAGCTCAAGGACCTGAGCCAGCTCAAGGACATGGCCCCCATCCTCATCAAGCAGCCCTATCGGATCGATTACCTCCACAGCTACGGGCAGGACTCCCCGTTCTTTGCCGGCTTGGCCAACGGCAAGCTGCTGGGAACCGTCTGCACCAAATGTGGGTATAAATACGCCACCCCTAAGCTGCACTGTATGGATTGCGGCAGCGAGTGCGACTGGTTCGAATTGTCGCAGGTCGGCGCGGTTCACACCTTCACCGTCTGCTACTTCGGGAGCGAGGAGTTCCTGAAGGAGACCCCTTTTGTGCTGATCCTGGTGGAGTGGCCTGGTGTCGATACGCTGTTTTTGTCGCGGCTGCTCGGCGTCGATCCGCTGAAGCCCTCACTGGACTTGGTCGGGATGAAGGTTCGGGCAAAATTCCGCCGCCTCTCCAAGTTCAAGCCGACCGACGTCTACTTCGTCCCGGCGTAG